The Phoenix dactylifera cultivar Barhee BC4 chromosome 17, palm_55x_up_171113_PBpolish2nd_filt_p, whole genome shotgun sequence genome contains a region encoding:
- the LOC103717238 gene encoding protein BRICK 1, with the protein MSRAGGITNAVNVGIAVQADWENREFISNISLNVRRLFEFLLQFEATTKSKLAALNEKLDILEHRLEVLEVQVSTATANPSVFT; encoded by the exons ATGTCGAGGGCCGGGGGGATCACGAACGCGGTCAACGTGGGGATCGCCGTCCAAGCCGATTGGGAGAACCGCGAGTTCATCTCCAATATCTCCCTCAACGTCCGCCGTCTCTTCGAATTCCTCCTCCAATTCG AGGCTACAACGAAGAGCAAATTAGCAGCTCTAAATGAAAAGCTCGACATCTTAGAGCATCGGCTCGAGGTGCTTGAAGTCCAAGTGAGCACGGCAACTGCAAATCCATCTGTTTTCACTTAA